The DNA segment GGATGGCGGAGGGGGCCCGGGTCCGCGCCACCCGCGTGGCCCATGCGGCGGTGGGGACGCGCTTCCATCTGCTCGTCGCGGGGGAAGCGCGGCGGGTGCCGGTGGCGCCGGAGGTGAGCGGAGACCAGGGCGTCCCGGCTGCGCGCGGGGACGCGGAGGTGGAGGTGGCCCTGCCGCTACTTGGCCCGCACAACGTCCGCAACGCCCTGGCCGCGGCGGCGGTGGGCGTAGTGCTGGGGGTGGACCCGGCCGCCATCGCGCGGGCGCTCGGGCAGGCGGCGCCGCCGCACATGCGCCTCGAGGTGGAGCGGGTCGGCGACCTGGTCCTCGTGAACGACGCCTACAACGCCAGCCCGCAGTCGATGCGCGCCGCCTTCGAGGTGGTGGCCCACCTCGCCCCCGGCCGCCGGCGCGTCCTCGTGCTGGGCGACATGAAGGAGCTCGGCCCGGCTTCGCCCGCGCTCCACGAGCAGGTGGGGCGCGAGGCGGCCGCCCTCGGCCCGGCGGTGCTGGTGGCGGTCGGGCCGGAAGCGGCGGCCCTGGCCGCCGGCGCGCGGACGCAGCTTCCCGCCGCGCGCGTCCTGCACGTGGCGGACGCCGACGCGGCGGCGGCGCTGCTCCCGGACCTCGTGCGGCCCGGCGACGTCGTCCTGGTGAAAGGCTCCCGGGCGATGGCCCTCGAGGGCGTGGTGGCCACGTTGCGCCGGGCCCGCGCGCCCTCCGCGCCCGCCTGATGGGGTGGGCCGCGGCGGCGGCCTGCCTCGCCGCCCTGTTCGTCCTGCTGGCCGGCCCGCGCACCATCCGCGTGCTCGTCGCCTGGAACGCCGGCCAGCCCATCCGCGAGGACGCCCCCTCGCGCCACCAGAGCAAGGCCGGCACCCCGACGATGGGCGGGGTGCTCTTCATGGGCGCCGCGGTGGTGGCCGCCGCCCTGCTGCAGCCGCTCACGAGCCTGCTCGCCGCCGCGGTGGTGACGGTCCTGGGCTTCGGCGCCATCGGGCTGGTCGACGACCTGCGCAAGGTGCGCCGCGGGCGGAACCTGGGGCTGCGGGCGCGGGAGCGGCTGACGGCACAGCTCGCCCTGGCCGCCCTGGTCACCCTCTACGTGATGGCCCGCGTCCCCTACGGCTCGACGGTGGCGCTGCCCTGGGTGGGGCGGGTGGAGCTGGGCTGGCTCTACCTGCCGCTGGGGACCGCCTACCTGGTCGGGTTCGTGAACGCGGTAAACCTGGCCGACGGGCTGGACGGGCTGGCCGCCGGGCTGGGGGCGCTGGCCGCCGGGGCGTACGCCGCGGTCGCCTTCCACCACCACGCGCAGGGGCTGGGGGTCTTCGCCGCCGCCACGAGCGGGGCGGCGCTGGCCTTCCTCTGGTTCAACGCCCACCCCGCGCAGATGATCATGGGGGACGTGGGGAGCAACGCCCTGGGCGCGGCGCTCGGCGCGTTCGCGCTGCTCACCAAGACCGAGCTCGTCCTGGTCGTGGTGGGCGCGCTCTTCGTGGCCGAGGCGGCCTCGGTCCTGGCCCAGGTGGCCTACTTCAAGGCCACCGGCGGGCGGCGCATCTTCCGCATGAGCCCCCTCCACCACCACTTCGAGCTGGGCGGGTGGACGGAGACGCAGGTCGTCGTGCGCTTCTGGCTGCTCGGCGCGCTGGCGGCGCTCGTCGGGCTCGTGGGGGTCTTCTGAGCCCGCCCGTGTCCGCCCGCGTGGCTCCCCTCGACCTCGGCCGCGTCGGCGATCCCCGGCTGCGGGAGCGCCTGGACCGGGTGCGCGGGCTGCTGGCCGGACGGGCCGTCCACGTGCTCGCCCCCTCCGGCACGGAAGGGTCCACCGTCATCGACTTCCTGCTGGCATTGGGGGTCGGGCCTATCACCGCGCACGACCTGGCCGCGGACCCTGCGGCCTTCGCCGCCGCGTTCCACCGCACCCACCCCTGGCTGGACGAGCACGCGCGCGCGGCCGCCCTGCGCCGGCTGCTGGAAGCCCCGATCACCCTGCGCTACCGCGACCGCTACCTGGAGGGGATCGCGGACGCCGGGCTGGTCGTCCTCCCCCAGTCCTGGTTCCGCCACCCCGAGAACGCCCCGCTGCGCGCGGTGCGGGAGCAGATCCCGTGCACCTCGATGACGCGCCTCTTCTTCGAGGTGGCCCCGGGGCCGGTGGTGGGGGTGACGGGGACGAACGGGAAGTTCACCGTGGCGATGCTGGTGGCGGAGATGGTGCGCCAGGCGGGAGGGGCCGTGGTGGTCTCGGGGAACGACCGCACCCACGTCCCCGCGCTCTACGCCCTCGACCGGCTGACCGCCCGCACCTGGCTCGTCCTGGAGGTGAGCAACCGGCAGCTCGTGGACCTGGCGCCGCGCGGCCGGGACCCGCGCCTCGACGAGGTGACCTACAGCCCCCACATCGGCGTGGTCACCAACCTGGCCCCCCACCACCTCGACGACCACGGCTCTCTCGAGGCGTACGCGGCGGTGAAGGCCTCCCTCCTGGCCCGCCAGCGCTCGGGCGACCACGCGGTGCTGAACCTGGACGACCCCCACACCCGGGCGATGGCCGCAGTGACCGCGGGGACGGTCTCCTGGTTCAGCGCTGCAGAGCCGGTCGAGGGTGGCGCCTGGGTGGCGGGAGGGCGGCTGTGGGTCCGCCCCCCCGACGGTCCGGCCGGGGCCGCATCGGCCCAAGCCGGCCCCGCCCGCCCCGTGCTGCCCGTGCGCGACCTGCCGCTGCCCGGGCCGGCCATGGTGGCCAACGCGCTCGCCGCCTGCGCGGCCGCCGCCTGTGCCGGGGTGCCGGTGGAGGCGATGGCGGCCGTCCTGCGCCGCTTCCGCGGCTTCCCCTACCGCTTCACCTACGCGGGGACCTTCGGCGGGGTGGCCGCCTACGAGGACTCGCTCGCCACCAACCCGGCCGCCGCGGCCGCCGCCATCCGGGCGCTGGACCGCCCCTTCCTGCTCATCGCCGGCGGCTGGCGCCGCGGGGCCGCACCGCAGGACTTCGCGC comes from the Armatimonadota bacterium genome and includes:
- the murD gene encoding UDP-N-acetylmuramoyl-L-alanine--D-glutamate ligase; translated protein: MSARVAPLDLGRVGDPRLRERLDRVRGLLAGRAVHVLAPSGTEGSTVIDFLLALGVGPITAHDLAADPAAFAAAFHRTHPWLDEHARAAALRRLLEAPITLRYRDRYLEGIADAGLVVLPQSWFRHPENAPLRAVREQIPCTSMTRLFFEVAPGPVVGVTGTNGKFTVAMLVAEMVRQAGGAVVVSGNDRTHVPALYALDRLTARTWLVLEVSNRQLVDLAPRGRDPRLDEVTYSPHIGVVTNLAPHHLDDHGSLEAYAAVKASLLARQRSGDHAVLNLDDPHTRAMAAVTAGTVSWFSAAEPVEGGAWVAGGRLWVRPPDGPAGAASAQAGPARPVLPVRDLPLPGPAMVANALAACAAAACAGVPVEAMAAVLRRFRGFPYRFTYAGTFGGVAAYEDSLATNPAAAAAAIRALDRPFLLIAGGWRRGAAPQDFAPVIEALQASGLCKAVLLIGATAPVLAAALDALPVDRRPTVVRAGTLEAAVAEAARLAVEGDALLLSPGCESFDQFADYRERGDRFRALLPQLGPAAPDPDGGGDRRAPGKVTGN
- the mraY gene encoding phospho-N-acetylmuramoyl-pentapeptide-transferase, which encodes MGWAAAAACLAALFVLLAGPRTIRVLVAWNAGQPIREDAPSRHQSKAGTPTMGGVLFMGAAVVAAALLQPLTSLLAAAVVTVLGFGAIGLVDDLRKVRRGRNLGLRARERLTAQLALAALVTLYVMARVPYGSTVALPWVGRVELGWLYLPLGTAYLVGFVNAVNLADGLDGLAAGLGALAAGAYAAVAFHHHAQGLGVFAAATSGAALAFLWFNAHPAQMIMGDVGSNALGAALGAFALLTKTELVLVVVGALFVAEAASVLAQVAYFKATGGRRIFRMSPLHHHFELGGWTETQVVVRFWLLGALAALVGLVGVF